In one window of Lampris incognitus isolate fLamInc1 chromosome 3, fLamInc1.hap2, whole genome shotgun sequence DNA:
- the mapk12b gene encoding mitogen-activated protein kinase 12b, with the protein MSVRSRTGFYRQEVSRTVWEVPERYRDLKQVGTGAYGTVCSALDRRTGLQVAIKKLHRPFQSKLFAKRAYRELRLLKHMKHENVIGLQDVFTSEISLDKFRDFYLVMPFMGTDLGKLMKMERLSEDRVQFLVYQTLKGLKYIHSAGIIHRDLKPGNLAVNPDCELKILDFGLARQADTEMTGYVVTRWYRAPEVILNWMHYTQTVDIWSVGCIMAEMLLGKPLFKGNDHLDQLNEIMKVTGTPAADFVTKLQSQDAKNYIRNLPKVPKKDLHSIFSKASSNAVCVLERMLLLDPEERASASEALAMPFFSEFREPEEETEALPYDHSMDNTDLPVEQWKRHTFTEILTFRPPRDSRETSL; encoded by the exons ATGTCTGTGCGCTCCCGGACCGGATTCTACCGGCAGGAGGTGAGCCGGACCGTGTGGGAGGTTCCGGAGCGGTACCGCGACCTGAAGCAGGTCGGAACTGGAGCCTACGGGACGGTATG TTCGGCCCTGGACCGGAGGACGGGACTGCAGGTGGCCATCAAGAAACTTCACCGACCCTTCCAGTCCAAACTCTTTGCCAAACGGGCCTATAGAGAACTACGACTCCTCAAACACATGAAACATGAGAAT GTGATTGGATTACAGGACGTGTTCACCTCAGAGATCTCCCTGGACAAGTTCCGCGACTT TTACCTGGTGATGCCGTTTATGGGCACTGACCTCGGCAAACTGATGAAGATGGAGAGATTATCGGAGGACAGAGTGCAGTTCCTGGTCTACCAGACCCTGAAAGGACTCAAG TACATCCACTCTGCAGGGATCATCCACAGG GATCTTAAGCCTGGAAATCTTGCAGTGAACCCAGACTGTGAACTGAAG ATTCTTGACTTTGGCCTGGCACGGCAGGCGGACACGGAAATGACAGGCTACGTGGTGACCCGTTGGTACAGAGCACCTGAGGTGATCCTGAACTGGATGCACTACACGCAGACTG TGGACATTTGGTCTGTGGGTTGTATCATGGCGGAGATGCTGCTGGGGAAGCCTCTGTTCAAGGGCAACGATC ACCTGGACCAACTGAACGAGATCATGAAGGTCACCGGGACACCGGCCGCCGACTTTGTCACAAAACTCCAGAGTCAAGAC GCTAAAAACTACATCAGAAATCTACCTAAAGTGCCCAAAAAAGACTTGCACTCCATCTTCTCCAAGGCGAGCTCAAACG CTGTGTGCGTGCTGGAGCGCATGCTGCTGCTGGACCCAGAGGAGCGGGCGAGCGCATCGGAGGCGCTGGCCATGCCGTTTTTCAGCGAGTTCAGggagcccgaggaggaaacggagGCGCTGCCCTACGACCACTCCATGGACAACACCGACCTCCCCGTGGAGCAATGGAAAC GTCACACTTTTACAGAGATTCTGACCTTCAGACCTCCCAGAGACTCCAGAGAGACATCCCTttaa